One genomic region from Natrinema caseinilyticum encodes:
- a CDS encoding metal-dependent hydrolase produces the protein MVDVTGHLAMAMLFAAPAWILWGRRGALGFTGFALATAMLPDSDLVLQQALPVTHHGVTHTVVFVTLVSLITGLAASKWLTEWLNDHRWIRSTHIETSTVFVFATSGLLVGGTSHLFADILSAPDIAPPLEPFWPFYSKPIIVDVIYYDSPLWNFGLIIVAITLHLVLARYRSYPLETRYRIGTRERRDDQQYGIGRD, from the coding sequence ATGGTTGACGTCACCGGTCATCTCGCGATGGCGATGTTGTTCGCCGCGCCGGCGTGGATACTCTGGGGCCGACGCGGCGCGCTCGGGTTCACCGGGTTCGCGTTAGCGACGGCGATGCTCCCCGATTCCGACCTCGTCCTCCAGCAGGCGCTGCCGGTTACACACCACGGCGTGACTCACACGGTGGTGTTCGTGACGCTGGTCAGCCTCATCACCGGACTCGCCGCGTCGAAGTGGCTCACCGAGTGGCTCAACGATCATCGCTGGATTCGAAGCACTCACATAGAGACGAGCACGGTCTTCGTCTTCGCGACGAGCGGGCTCCTCGTCGGCGGCACGAGCCACCTGTTCGCGGACATTCTCTCGGCCCCCGACATCGCGCCGCCGCTCGAGCCGTTCTGGCCGTTCTATTCGAAGCCGATCATCGTCGACGTCATTTACTACGATTCGCCACTCTGGAACTTCGGACTGATCATCGTCGCTATCACACTCCACCTGGTACTCGCGCGGTACCGGAGCTATCCGCTCGAAACCCGCTACCGGATCGGGACGCGGGAACGGCGCGACGATCAGCAGTACGGAATCGGCAGGGACTGA
- a CDS encoding OB-fold nucleic acid binding domain-containing protein: MGNCIICGTPVDGEICQSHEEDAVFEFTGTSASQLTPGRYYRGTVDGYADFGVFIDIGDHVTGLLHRSELDRRLESLDWEPGDDVFVQVLDVRDNGNVDLGWSIRQREREFRGKLIETADGEYRPDELEAETDDETDDEADAPAIGESTDDGEQEFSDDGGVTAGELQAAADEPEPETSPDAVDENQPAAAETAGTVASSGSVATESAAASRPATDAESDAESEAALNRTAIDAIETQVGNVVRLEGEITGVRQTSGPTVFELRDETGTVECAAFEEAGVRAYPDVEVDDAVALEGEVERHHGDLQVETEVLEVLSDEDRKTVVDRLESAIEREARPSNVALLADHESVAAVEDEIADAATTIRRAVMEARPIVVRHGATADGYIAGAAIERAVLPLIREKHTRDDAEYHYFERRPLDGRVYDMDAATSDVTTMLEARDRHGEQIPLVLLVDAGATVESVDGYELLSLYGAEALVIDDSRADEQIDESVDVTVAPSLADVDVTDVTSTALAANVAAHVNDDVRTDLEHLPALSYWEDTPAAYIELATEAGYDETGVSERREAVALEAYYQSYKDKRELVIDLLFGESEGSDAPHDGDLAAHVSEQFRDKLETELETARENLSVRDVNGVSVSVLDTDAFTHRYNFPTTILLLDALHRSERDRVNPPSVTLGVGDDELHVRATEPVNVRDLGDAIAEVVPNAGVSVVGGRDGHVEFLPGERDAVREAALEALGETLA, encoded by the coding sequence ATGGGCAACTGTATCATCTGCGGCACACCCGTTGACGGCGAGATCTGTCAGAGCCACGAGGAGGATGCTGTTTTCGAATTCACCGGCACGTCCGCCTCACAGCTCACGCCCGGTCGGTACTACCGGGGGACCGTCGACGGCTACGCCGACTTCGGTGTCTTCATCGACATCGGAGATCACGTAACCGGACTGTTGCACAGAAGCGAACTCGACCGACGACTGGAGAGTCTCGACTGGGAACCGGGCGACGACGTTTTCGTTCAGGTTCTCGACGTCCGCGACAACGGCAACGTCGACCTCGGCTGGTCGATCCGTCAGCGCGAACGCGAGTTCCGCGGCAAACTGATCGAGACGGCGGATGGCGAATACCGTCCCGACGAACTCGAGGCCGAAACGGACGACGAAACCGACGACGAAGCGGACGCGCCTGCGATCGGCGAATCGACGGACGACGGCGAGCAGGAATTCAGCGACGACGGCGGCGTGACCGCCGGCGAATTGCAGGCGGCCGCCGACGAGCCCGAGCCCGAGACGAGTCCCGACGCCGTCGACGAGAACCAGCCCGCCGCCGCGGAAACTGCCGGTACCGTCGCGAGCAGCGGGTCCGTGGCGACCGAATCAGCCGCCGCCTCGAGACCTGCGACCGACGCCGAATCCGATGCCGAATCCGAAGCCGCGCTCAATCGAACCGCGATCGACGCGATCGAAACGCAGGTCGGCAACGTGGTCCGCCTCGAGGGCGAGATCACCGGTGTTCGCCAGACCAGCGGCCCGACGGTCTTCGAACTGCGCGACGAGACCGGCACCGTCGAGTGTGCGGCCTTCGAGGAAGCCGGCGTCCGCGCCTACCCCGACGTCGAGGTCGACGACGCCGTGGCACTGGAAGGAGAGGTCGAACGTCACCACGGCGATCTGCAGGTCGAGACCGAAGTCCTGGAGGTACTGAGCGACGAGGACAGAAAGACGGTGGTCGATCGCCTCGAAAGCGCTATCGAACGCGAGGCGCGCCCGTCGAACGTCGCGCTCCTCGCCGACCACGAGTCCGTCGCCGCCGTCGAAGACGAAATCGCCGACGCCGCGACCACGATCCGCCGGGCCGTCATGGAGGCGCGCCCGATCGTCGTTCGTCACGGCGCGACCGCCGACGGCTACATCGCCGGCGCCGCCATCGAGCGAGCCGTCCTGCCGCTCATCCGCGAGAAACACACGCGTGACGACGCGGAGTATCACTACTTCGAACGGCGCCCGCTCGACGGCCGCGTCTACGACATGGACGCCGCGACGAGCGACGTCACCACGATGCTCGAAGCGCGGGACCGCCACGGCGAACAGATCCCGCTCGTGCTCCTCGTCGACGCCGGCGCGACCGTCGAGTCCGTCGACGGCTACGAACTGCTGTCGCTGTACGGCGCCGAGGCGCTCGTGATCGACGACAGCCGAGCCGACGAGCAGATCGACGAGTCCGTCGACGTCACCGTCGCCCCGTCGCTCGCGGACGTCGACGTCACGGACGTCACGTCGACCGCGCTCGCGGCGAACGTCGCCGCTCACGTCAACGACGACGTCCGCACCGACCTCGAGCACCTCCCCGCGCTCAGCTACTGGGAAGACACCCCGGCGGCGTACATCGAACTCGCGACCGAGGCCGGCTACGACGAAACCGGCGTCTCCGAGCGCCGCGAAGCCGTCGCGCTGGAGGCGTACTACCAGTCGTACAAAGACAAGCGCGAACTCGTCATCGACCTGTTGTTCGGCGAGAGTGAGGGTTCGGATGCGCCGCACGACGGTGATCTCGCTGCCCACGTCTCCGAGCAGTTCCGAGACAAACTCGAGACCGAACTCGAGACGGCCCGCGAGAACCTCTCCGTTCGGGACGTCAACGGCGTTTCCGTCTCGGTCCTCGACACGGACGCGTTCACACACCGATACAACTTCCCGACGACGATCCTGCTGTTGGATGCGCTCCACAGGAGCGAGCGCGACCGGGTGAACCCACCGTCCGTCACCCTCGGCGTGGGCGACGACGAACTCCACGTCCGCGCGACCGAACCGGTGAACGTGCGCGATCTCGGCGATGCGATCGCGGAAGTCGTGCCGAACGCCGGCGTCAGCGTCGTCGGCGGCCGCGACGGTCACGTCGAGTTCCTGCCCGGCGAACGTGATGCAGTGCGCGAAGCCGCACTCGAGGCGCTCGGCGAGACGCTCGCGTAA
- a CDS encoding helix-turn-helix transcriptional regulator, with amino-acid sequence MTHSLLDELIRYDRDVQRDQQRRTREPFPDTDAMVDIVRHGDVLRALLVQPLDRREIEETLEVSRATSHRFVRWLEEHGYGERVDDRYRLTGLGTVVADGLCKFEAYLRTARRLDPLFEYICEDHEELVIEPFADATVTVATPADPYAPIARFLSLLRESDSFSGFNTTHMIPPGTEESGDRLLEDRTVELVYVPRTVEALRDESDADLSRAIDEGDVTVRTREALPYGLAVFDERVGIGGYDDETGTMRVFVDTDAAIAREWALWVFESIRADSRPLSP; translated from the coding sequence GTGACTCACAGCCTTCTCGACGAACTCATACGGTACGACAGGGACGTTCAACGGGACCAGCAGCGACGCACGCGGGAACCGTTTCCGGACACGGACGCGATGGTCGACATCGTTCGCCACGGAGACGTGCTTCGGGCGTTGCTCGTCCAACCGCTCGATCGCCGCGAGATCGAGGAAACGCTCGAGGTGTCACGAGCGACGAGCCACCGGTTCGTTCGGTGGCTCGAGGAACACGGGTACGGCGAGCGCGTGGACGATCGCTACCGACTGACGGGACTCGGGACGGTCGTCGCCGACGGCCTCTGCAAGTTCGAAGCCTATCTCCGGACCGCCCGACGACTGGATCCGCTGTTCGAATACATCTGCGAGGACCACGAGGAGTTGGTCATCGAACCGTTCGCCGACGCGACGGTAACCGTCGCAACCCCGGCCGATCCCTACGCGCCGATCGCCCGCTTCCTCTCGCTCCTCCGTGAGAGCGACTCGTTCAGCGGATTCAACACGACTCACATGATTCCGCCCGGAACCGAGGAATCCGGCGACCGACTGCTCGAAGATCGAACCGTCGAACTCGTCTACGTCCCCCGTACCGTCGAGGCGCTTCGAGACGAGTCGGACGCCGATCTCTCGAGAGCCATCGACGAGGGTGACGTCACCGTCCGAACGAGAGAAGCACTTCCGTACGGCCTCGCGGTCTTCGACGAGCGGGTCGGAATCGGCGGCTACGACGACGAAACCGGAACGATGCGCGTCTTCGTCGACACCGACGCGGCGATCGCACGCGAATGGGCGCTCTGGGTGTTCGAGTCGATTCGCGCCGACTCCAGGCCGCTCTCGCCGTAA
- a CDS encoding SHOCT domain-containing protein, with translation MNGTEGTNREPPDDGPWTRLRENATAVASMLVTAFWLGAMFTGQEWWLAALLVGYIAVVPLVAILFGDEEDRREWVDDYSSGETDSNTNTNTNTNVDSAAAGPADEAGTDVDAHDALETLRERYAAGELTDEQFERKLERLLNTETLESAAQWRRDAGTDRERETEHES, from the coding sequence ATGAACGGAACGGAGGGGACAAACCGTGAGCCGCCTGATGACGGTCCATGGACCCGTCTCCGCGAGAACGCGACCGCAGTCGCGTCGATGCTCGTGACGGCGTTCTGGCTCGGTGCGATGTTCACCGGGCAGGAGTGGTGGCTCGCGGCGTTACTCGTCGGCTACATCGCCGTCGTCCCGCTGGTCGCGATCCTGTTCGGCGACGAGGAGGACCGCCGAGAGTGGGTCGACGACTATTCGTCCGGCGAGACGGATTCGAACACGAACACGAACACGAACACGAACGTCGACTCCGCAGCGGCCGGCCCGGCTGATGAGGCCGGTACCGACGTCGACGCGCACGACGCCCTCGAGACCCTTCGCGAACGCTACGCGGCGGGCGAACTCACGGACGAACAGTTCGAACGGAAACTCGAACGACTGCTGAATACGGAGACGCTCGAAAGCGCCGCGCAGTGGCGACGGGATGCGGGTACCGACCGGGAGAGAGAGACCGAGCACGAGTCGTAA
- a CDS encoding metal-dependent hydrolase has translation MELTWHGHSTWHVTVGETALLIDPFFDNPKTELEPADVDTPDYVLLTHGHADHIADAGAFSDATLVATPELTSFCQEEFGFEDAVGGMGMNLGGTVECGDAYVTMVRADHTNGIMTENDESGGMPAGFVVSDTMPTQVRDEESTAFYNAGDTSLMTEMREVVGPYLEPDAATVPIGDHFTMGPWQAAVAVDWLDVDHAFPQHYDTFPPIEQDPHDFASEVAATGSDAEVHVLEADEPFELEP, from the coding sequence ATGGAGCTTACCTGGCACGGCCACTCGACGTGGCACGTCACCGTAGGGGAGACGGCGCTGCTGATCGATCCGTTTTTCGACAATCCGAAGACAGAACTCGAGCCGGCCGACGTCGACACGCCCGATTACGTGTTGTTGACACACGGCCACGCCGATCACATCGCCGACGCCGGGGCCTTCTCGGACGCGACGCTGGTCGCAACGCCCGAACTGACCTCGTTCTGCCAGGAGGAGTTCGGCTTCGAGGACGCCGTCGGCGGGATGGGTATGAACCTCGGCGGGACCGTCGAATGTGGCGACGCGTACGTTACGATGGTCCGTGCCGACCACACGAACGGGATCATGACCGAAAACGACGAAAGCGGCGGGATGCCGGCCGGGTTCGTCGTCTCAGATACGATGCCGACGCAGGTTCGCGACGAGGAGTCGACCGCATTCTACAACGCGGGCGACACCAGCCTCATGACCGAGATGCGCGAGGTCGTCGGACCGTATCTCGAACCCGACGCCGCGACGGTCCCGATCGGCGACCACTTCACCATGGGTCCGTGGCAAGCCGCCGTCGCCGTCGACTGGCTTGACGTCGACCACGCCTTCCCGCAACACTACGATACGTTCCCGCCGATCGAGCAGGACCCGCACGACTTCGCCAGCGAAGTCGCTGCGACCGGCAGCGACGCGGAGGTCCACGTACTCGAGGCCGACGAACCGTTCGAACTCGAGCCCTGA
- a CDS encoding OsmC family protein, with protein sequence MAKHATTVSDEGYSATNEVRDFETTIDANGEDAPDTLEALLAAYGSCYVPALRVGGQQRGVDDLGRIEIESTGELNDDDKLESIHFDIRVEADVDGDTGEEIIERGFELCKVHDALKDGLHADTSFEGNAF encoded by the coding sequence ATGGCAAAGCATGCGACCACCGTTTCCGACGAAGGGTACAGCGCCACGAACGAGGTCCGCGACTTCGAAACGACGATCGACGCGAACGGGGAGGACGCGCCCGATACCCTCGAGGCACTGTTGGCGGCGTACGGGTCCTGTTACGTTCCCGCGCTCCGGGTCGGGGGCCAGCAACGCGGGGTCGACGACCTCGGCCGGATCGAGATCGAATCGACCGGCGAACTCAACGACGACGACAAACTCGAGTCGATACACTTCGATATCCGCGTCGAGGCGGACGTAGACGGCGACACGGGCGAGGAGATCATCGAGCGGGGGTTCGAACTCTGCAAGGTCCACGACGCGCTGAAAGACGGCTTGCACGCGGACACGAGTTTCGAGGGGAACGCGTTCTGA
- a CDS encoding Na+/H+ antiporter subunit E has product MKVRTWPVIGVIFATLWVFVRGMSLTPTNLVGGFLAGLVVGLPVAFIFRRLYSKRLDLGRGIRALPYAGLYLGSFGWELLRANIDVSYRVLSPGMPIEPEVILVPLRVESDVAITVIANSITITPGTVTLDYDESTNALYVHGVNGRDPEAIADPIHTWEDYALELFDEDASPSDPPPEIVVSGGTRESTTDHRDGGVDDDC; this is encoded by the coding sequence GTGAAGGTCCGGACCTGGCCCGTCATCGGCGTGATATTCGCCACGCTGTGGGTATTCGTTCGGGGGATGTCGCTTACGCCGACGAACCTCGTCGGCGGGTTCCTCGCGGGACTGGTCGTCGGCCTGCCGGTCGCGTTCATCTTCCGTCGGCTGTACAGCAAACGCCTCGACCTCGGTCGGGGGATTCGAGCGCTCCCGTACGCCGGGCTTTACCTCGGGTCGTTCGGCTGGGAACTCCTGCGGGCGAACATCGACGTTTCCTATCGGGTTCTCTCGCCCGGCATGCCGATCGAACCGGAGGTGATCCTCGTTCCCCTGCGAGTCGAATCCGATGTCGCGATCACCGTGATCGCCAACAGCATCACGATCACGCCGGGGACGGTGACGCTCGACTACGACGAGTCGACGAACGCGCTGTACGTCCACGGCGTCAACGGCCGCGATCCCGAAGCCATCGCCGACCCCATCCATACCTGGGAGGACTACGCGCTCGAGTTGTTCGACGAAGACGCGTCGCCGTCCGATCCGCCGCCGGAGATCGTCGTTTCCGGAGGCACAAGAGAGAGTACGACGGACCACCGAGACGGGGGTGTCGACGATGACTGCTAG
- a CDS encoding MFS transporter, whose translation MEPTTRSSPSESADTRIPWDTPTVRIILLSTLLAPLGVPLISPTLPVVRDTFGVSEPTASLLISAYFVAGIVLSPFIGALADRLGRRLVLVASLVVFGLAGGVTVFAPSFTSVLLIRVVQGTASAGVFVATVTIIGDTFEDAQRNAVLGINTAVLSAGAAIFPVVGGVLVAVSWDAPYLLYLLAVPLGVVAWSVLEESNRGGDRSSSSERLDGESNIRPVSLDANYVRGVLAAVGTGGVLAMYVATFAAELLLFGSVLTAVPFLLTGSYGLAPAVVGAVLMLAEGTSVVVSAANGRFARHMTNSAIVETGFLCLAVGFAVAWLAGSVLEIGAASAIIGAGIGLVLPSVDAEVSDRVTGRYRAGALSLRNSTTFLGRTLGPVAFAGIATTTGYAPLLLGGAVAALTVAGFVAAGMRWTGDPDRVALRRA comes from the coding sequence ATGGAACCGACGACGCGTTCATCCCCGTCCGAATCCGCGGACACGCGAATCCCGTGGGACACGCCGACGGTCCGTATCATCCTTCTGAGCACCTTGCTGGCCCCGCTCGGCGTACCGCTGATCAGCCCGACCTTGCCGGTCGTTCGCGATACGTTCGGCGTCAGTGAACCGACGGCCAGTCTGCTGATCAGCGCGTACTTCGTCGCGGGGATCGTTCTCTCACCGTTCATCGGAGCGCTCGCCGATCGACTCGGTCGGCGACTGGTGCTCGTCGCGAGCCTCGTCGTCTTCGGCCTCGCGGGCGGTGTGACCGTCTTCGCACCCTCGTTCACGTCGGTCCTGCTGATACGGGTCGTCCAGGGGACGGCGTCTGCGGGCGTCTTCGTCGCCACGGTCACCATCATCGGCGACACCTTCGAGGACGCGCAGCGAAACGCGGTTCTCGGAATCAACACGGCCGTTCTCTCGGCTGGGGCGGCGATATTTCCGGTCGTCGGCGGCGTTCTCGTCGCCGTTTCGTGGGACGCACCGTACCTGTTGTACCTGCTCGCGGTCCCGCTCGGTGTGGTCGCCTGGTCCGTTCTCGAGGAGTCAAACCGCGGCGGTGATCGATCCAGCAGTTCCGAGCGACTCGATGGGGAATCCAACATCCGGCCGGTGAGCCTCGACGCGAACTACGTTCGCGGTGTGCTCGCCGCCGTCGGAACGGGGGGCGTACTCGCGATGTACGTCGCCACGTTCGCGGCCGAACTCCTGCTGTTCGGCTCCGTTCTGACGGCGGTTCCGTTCCTCCTGACCGGTTCGTACGGACTCGCACCCGCCGTCGTCGGCGCCGTCTTGATGCTCGCGGAAGGGACGTCGGTCGTCGTCTCGGCCGCCAACGGCCGGTTTGCGAGACACATGACGAACTCCGCGATCGTCGAAACGGGGTTTCTCTGTCTGGCGGTCGGATTCGCCGTCGCGTGGCTCGCCGGGTCCGTTCTCGAAATCGGGGCGGCAAGCGCAATCATCGGCGCCGGTATCGGACTCGTGTTGCCGTCGGTCGATGCCGAGGTGAGCGACCGTGTCACCGGCCGCTACCGGGCAGGCGCATTGAGTCTCCGCAACAGCACGACGTTCCTCGGACGGACGCTCGGTCCGGTCGCCTTCGCGGGGATTGCAACGACGACCGGCTACGCGCCGCTGTTGCTCGGCGGTGCGGTCGCCGCGCTCACCGTCGCCGGCTTCGTCGCCGCGGGGATGCGATGGACAGGCGATCCCGATCGGGTCGCCCTGCGACGCGCGTGA
- a CDS encoding monovalent cation/H+ antiporter complex subunit F — translation MTASDPAVLEIAIHAALIVVSGLCVLCSYRVIRGPTNPDRVVALDAIATNVVAIAVLFALVTDRGLFITVSLVLAIIGFIATVAVAKFVTEGEVIE, via the coding sequence ATGACTGCTAGCGACCCGGCCGTCCTCGAGATCGCGATCCACGCCGCGTTGATCGTCGTCAGCGGACTCTGCGTCCTCTGTAGCTATCGCGTGATCCGCGGCCCGACGAACCCGGACCGAGTGGTTGCACTCGACGCTATCGCGACGAACGTGGTCGCGATCGCGGTCCTGTTCGCCCTCGTGACCGATCGCGGGCTGTTCATCACGGTGAGCCTCGTCCTCGCGATCATCGGGTTCATCGCGACCGTCGCGGTCGCGAAGTTCGTCACCGAAGGCGAGGTGATCGAATGA
- the mnhG gene encoding monovalent cation/H(+) antiporter subunit G, producing MIRDIVVVSLIAIGTFFLTVGTIGLLRLPNVYNRMHATSKPTTLGTAAVFLAGFVHFGPGNVGLTALIGIVFLFLTVPTGSHMIARAAERIGIPFLGSVTWPDETQVVREPPDGADERPEDD from the coding sequence ATGATTCGCGATATCGTCGTCGTCTCGCTGATCGCCATCGGCACGTTCTTCCTGACGGTCGGTACGATCGGACTGCTCAGATTACCGAACGTCTACAACCGGATGCACGCGACGAGTAAGCCGACGACGCTCGGAACCGCCGCGGTCTTCCTCGCCGGGTTCGTCCACTTCGGACCCGGTAACGTGGGGCTGACCGCGCTCATCGGGATCGTTTTTCTGTTCCTGACGGTGCCGACTGGGTCCCACATGATCGCCCGTGCCGCCGAGCGGATCGGAATCCCCTTCCTCGGCAGCGTCACCTGGCCGGACGAGACGCAGGTCGTGAGAGAACCGCCGGACGGTGCCGACGAGCGTCCGGAGGACGATTGA